AGCAATGAATCACAGTTTCAATATAATAATTTCATCGATGAAAAAACAACTATTTCTACTATTGGTGTGCTTCGCGGCCCTTGCGGCTGCAGCCCAGACCGATATCACCGCTCAGTACCTGAAGAACTACGGTTTCGACAGCGGCTTCCACCACAAGGCGGGAGCCACTACAGAGGTAAAGCAGGAAATCAAAACCATCACGGGATGGACGGCCGGCTTCACCGTCGATTACACCATCACGGGCATCTACGAATATGGTTTTGCAGGTAAGTTCAACGGCGGCGAAGTGCCGGCCCAGGGCTACGAAGGCAGCGTGGGCGGTGCGCTGGCGCTCTCAACTGGTTGGGGCGTGGAGATGACCTACAGCCAAAATGTCACCCTGCCCGCAGGTACATACACCATCAACGCGCCCACCTACAACGCCAAGAGCACTACCAAGGGCAAATCGCTGCTGGCATGGATTCCGCAAAGCGGCGACGCCGTTGTCTCCGCGCTCAATGGCTACCCCTCGAAGATATGGACGCTGGATCAGATTACCTTCACGCTCACCGAAGAGACTCAAGGTAAGATACAGATTGGATATAAGGCAGCTGAGAACACCGGGTCGGGCAGCTCGGCCAACCTGCTCATCGACTACGTACAGATCCTCGTCAAGAGCATGGACGAGAGCAAGCTCGAGCTCGGCAAGACGCTCGCAACCGCCAATACACTGTACGGCGACGGCAGCGGACGCGGGGCCTGCGACCTGAAAGCCGCTATCGACCGCGCTCAGACCGCCTACGACGGCAGCGACACACCGCTGGCCGAGGTGTTGGCGGCGGACGAAGCGCTGAAGGCGGCCATTGAAACATACGCTTGGTTGAACGCATCACCCAATGCTCCTGTGGACTGCACCGAACGCTATATCCAGAACCCGTCGTTCGAGATCGATGGTACTGCAGGATGGAGTGTGTTGGGCATGAGCATACAGACCAACAGCTATTTCACCAAGAAAGAAGGCACCAACTACATGGAAGCATGGACCAGCCGCGGCAGCAAGATCTCCGAGGCCAGCCTCTCGCAGGTGCTGAAAGGACTGCCCAAGGGTAACTATCGTTTGCAGGCTGGTGCGCTACATATCCAGCAATCCGGACAAGGCAGCACAACCAACACTGGTTTGCCGCAGAAAGGTGCCTACCTCTATGCCGGATTCTCCAAGACGCTCATCACGGCCATGAAGACCTACGCCGTCACTTTCTCCATTGTCGATGAGCATGGAGAGGTGGAAATCGGCGTGACGACCGAGAATCCCACCGGCAACTACCTCTGCGTGGACGATTTCCATCTCCAATACATCGGTGAAATCGGCACATCGGACATCGCCAAAGAATTGCAGAGCCTACTGACACATGCCGAAAGCTATTCCTCAAATGGCATGCAGCAACCGGCATCCGAAAGCCTCAGCCAAGCCATAGAGGCCGCACGTCAGGCACTGACAGGAACAGGCACTGACGATGGCGGCAATACCATCTACGATGAGAACGCACTGAACGAAGCGTACGCCGCGCTGACGGCAGCCATGACGGCGGCCAAGGAGTCGGTGGCGCGCTACACATTGCTGCAGGAGCGCATTAACTATGCCGACAAGGTGCTGGCGTGGTGGAAGGACATGCCCCGCAAAGCCACGGCGTGGGGCGTTCTTGACCAGACCGTAGCCACGGCCAAGGAGCAAGTGAAGGACTGCACCCTGACCGACGACCAGCTGAAGGCCGCCGTCAACACCCTGAACAACCGCATCAAAGCGGTCGATAAGAAGATCTATTGCAGCGGCAGCGCCTGCGGTTCAGACTCGAAGTTGCAGGACAACAATAACCAATGGAGCCACAAGCGCTCCTACCAGTCGAAGCACTGGGTGCTCTTTTGGGAGAAGGAATACGGCGACGAAGTGCCAAGTGCCGTACCGGGCATTTTGGATACGGCCGACAAGATCTTCGAGATGTATGCTGACAAACTCGGCTTCATCACCATCAACCAGGGTAAGTCCAAGAGCGACACCTACAAGATGATCATCCGCCTCTTCTCCACTAGCGAATGGAAGGCCGAAGGCAGCGGCATCGACAACCAGATCGGTATGCTCTCGCTCTCGCGCTGGGCTTACACTTCGCGCGGCGGACAGACAGTAGCCCACGAGATAGGGCACTGCTTCCAGTACCAGGTCCACTGCGACAACAACGACTGGAACGGATGGATGTACAACTGGCACGAATCCACACAGAATCCCTTCTGGGAGATGTGCGCCCAATGGATGGCCTATGTCTATTATCCCAGCAAATTGCTCAATGACAACGAATGGCTTTGGAACTCGCTCAACGGTATGCACCGCCATCCTCTGGCCGGCTACCTGCGCTATGAGAACTTCTTCATCCAGGACCTCTTCGTGCACAAGCACGGCTGGGACGCCGTGGGACGGCTGTGGAACGACTGCCGCGACCCCGAAGACCCCTTCGAGACCTACATGCGCACCCGCATGACGGGTACCACCAGCCAGAAGGTCAGCCAGCTCGGCGACGAACTCTGGGAGTGGGGAGCACGCATGACCACCTTCGACCTCGACCCCATACGCTCCATCGGCGACGGCAAGGCCAGCTGGCGCAGCCAGACAGCACTCACCAAGGACGACGACGGCTACTGGTGGCCCGAGAAGAAAAACTGCATCGAGAACTACGGCAACAATGCCATCCGCCTCAACGCTCCCTCCAAGGCCAAGACGCTCTACGTGGAGTTCGAGGGCAAGGCCGGTGCCGACGGCTACACCGCTAAAAATATCACGCGCGCGGGATGGCGCATCGGATTCGTAGCCTTCAAGAGCGACGGCACGCGCGTCTATGGCGACATGCACCGCGCCGGCTACAACGACGCCGACCAACTCATCGCCTTCGACTGCCCTGCAGGCTGCAGCCACGTGTGGCTCGTCATCAGCGGAGCACCCTCGACCTATTGGACACACAACTTCACGGGATGGATAGACAACACCGAGGAGCAGTGGCCCTACCGTGTCAGGTTCTACCAGACCAACGTCTACGGCGAGGCCAACAACGACGACGTGCCGACGGGCGTTGAGGGCGTTGAGGACACTGAGGCGCTGAGGCGCGAAGACTTTGCCATACACGACCTCAGTGGACGAAGGCTGGGACAGGGTGCACCGGCGCTCCGCAGCCTTCGCCACGGCATTTACGTCGTAGGCGGCAAGAAAGTGGCGAAATAAGTTGCCTAAAAACACGTTTTCGTTGCCATGAGCGTGTAAAAACGTGCAGAATGTGTCGTAAAAGAGTCACCAGTAGTTTACAATAACTATGTAACTCACTGATAATCAACATCCGTTAGCCGCCGCGCAGGCAGCCGTTGAGGAGTAAATATCACTCTTACTTTCGAGGCCGACGCGCTGCTGCTATCTGGTCAAAATTGATGTGTCTTGCTATTTATATCTTGGCACTGAGTAAAATTACTCACTTCACTGAGTAAAATTTTGAGCTATGTATAAAAGGTCTGAATATCAAGTAATTACAAGTAGATTAAAAGAGCCAAGGAAGTTTATTCAAGTTGATAACAAAGAACAGCCCATTTAACGTTCTGGAATAGCGCGCTTGGCGTATTTATATGCACTTTTCTACTGCATATTTATAACGTCAAGACGCGTGAGAATCGCGCGGAAATCACCAACTCCTACTTCGCACTTCTCTGTGCGAAATATGAGCGCGTTGTGAATAATTCACAATGTACTGAATTTTAGCTACTTACGATTTTTGCGCTCAAAACAGTGTTTCTTTTTCGTTAATAACTCCTGAGATGAGGTTGCAATAGAACTTCTATTATACCGTAACCACATTCATCCTATACTACAACTGAATTTCTGTTATGATACAATAGAACTTAAACTGTGGTATAGAAGTTAAACAGTTGCAGTATAGGATGAATGTAGTTGCGATATAGCGGAATATTTATTTCAATTCAGATGATTTTTCGTACCTCAGCCGTTCTAGTTTGCGATTTTTGTTTGTCTTGATTTTCGAAAATTTTAGTGAATAGATATACAGAAATCGCCTCTCTTACTTGTCTATAAAGTCCTCTATGGATTGTATAAGAGAGGGGGAAGCACTGTTGCCGATGTGCTGTAAGGCAGTCAGTTTTCCATTCAGCAGCATTGCAGTCAGTTCCTCCTCGTCCATGGCAACATTCACAGTTCCCATTTCCTTAAATTTCCGTGCAGTAGCCAGTTGGTGTTCGTTGCGGTGTTCACCCAAGGCAGCTATGCGAGGAAAAACAATTATGGGCTTGTTCTTTTGCAGGGCCGACAAGATGGTACCCATTCCCGCGTGAGATATAATGAGTCGGGCTTTGTCGAATAGACTGTTGAATTCATCAGGGGCGATGAATTCAACAGTTTTTATATTTTTAGGCGTGAATCCACACTTATATACCTGAGCAATGATTTCCTCATTCAGCTGTGGAGCCAGATTGTCTATTATTCTGATAAGGCGGTCGAACGGAAGTTGCGTTCCAATAGTTACGAATATCATGATGAAAAACGTTTAGTTAATTTCCAAAGACATTTCCAGCATATTGTATTTTTTCTGTAGCGAGATCCTTCCATTGTGTATAAGTCCGTGAGGCAAACCTCGAAGCCATCCGTCCGCTAGCAGACAGATGTACAGCATTGGCGATGCTGTCTATCCATATCGTCTTTATCCCAATCAGTTTGCCTGCCATAAGGAATACCAATCCGGGAGCAGCCCCGGTGGTGATGATGGCATCAGGTTTCTCTCTCAGTATTATTCTTATGGCTTTGAAGAACGATGGTATCAGTCGCCACGCATCCGACCTGCTGAAGTCAGTCGTCTGGTAGAATTTCTGTCCTTCTACCATTGTGGCGCATTTTGGGTGTGTTGAGACATATAGCATGTCATAGTGCTCTTCCATGGGGCGTGCTATTCTCAGCAACTGTATCCAGTGTCCGCCTATTGAGGCTACTGCCATTACCTTTCTTTTCATTGTTATCATCCTATCTAATAATAATATTCTTTTGGTTGATAAAAGATTTCATATCAGTTGAATCATTGAAATTTTTCAAACTCCATATCTGAACGATACTAAGATTTACTCCTGTAGCTTTTAGCATTCTATTCAGATGTCTTGTATAATAATATGGTATTTTTCGTTTGTTGTTGTTCGTTTCAAACAAAGCTGTTGCCATTTTCCTTTTTTTGGCAATCTTGCTCACCATCTTAGCTCTGTTTACAGCAGCTTTCCAATCCTTGTCAGACTTTCCGATAGCATAATCGTCAAATCCTATCACGTCAACATAGCTGTCTCCAGGGTAGCGTGACATAAATTCCTTTTCATTGTTTACGAAACGGTCTGAACAATATGCCCATAGAATCTGAGCATTGGGAGCATATTTCCTAATGATTTGTTCAGTTAATATGAAGAAACGTTTATAGTCATCCGCCGAAACGTACTTTGCTCCCCACCACATCCAGCTGTCTTCCCATTCATGCCATAGACGGAAAATAAATGGGATCGGTTGTCCGTTTTCATCAACAAATTCATTGATTATGCCAGCAACCTCTTTGCACCTGTCTTCAAACCAGACTCGGGGAGTGGGGTAGAGCAGAACATTGTCTTTACCCGACAGGTTTCCCTTGCCGCACACGTCACCACTATTTTCCAGAATTTCCTTTATGACATAGCGATGTTGAACAGGATAATCGGGGATTTTTTTATTATTAATATATCGAAACCCTGATGTCAATGGGAATCCTGTAGGGACATACGGATTCTCCAGATGCCATGAAAAACTTGCTATGGCTCGGCGTTCACGCCATGTTTCCTTAACAATTTTAATCAGGTTCTCTCTTGCTTTCCGAATCGCTTTTGGCTTGTGCCATGTACCACTGGCATAGTGGAAATCCACACCGTATATTATAGGTTGGCTTTGTAGCACGTTTTCGTATGCAGACTTCAGTTCTCCGCTTTTCCTTGGATCATAGAAATTATATTGGCTATAATAGGTCTTTCCTTGAAGGGCAGCCTGTATTAGTTCTTTTTTTAAAGAAGCGGCATCACTCCAAGTTTGTGCCAAAGATACTGACGACAGCATCAGACAGCAAGTGACATTGCAAATGATATGATATATATTCATCTTCATTCTAATGGCAATACTGTTAATTCACCAAGTTTGTCAAGGAATTCTTGTGTATAAAAGTCTTGATAGCCTCCCTGTGATGTCATTGTAATTTCGCCAAAATAGATTTTATCGTCTACAATATATAAATCAATGCGAGCTGCAGGTAGCCCTTTGCCTAGTTTTCCTGCAATTTCGATAAGACGATCAAACTCTCGGGGACGGGGAATTTGTTCCATGGGTTTCACATAGTGATTAGTCCAAACAGACCATTCTGGATGAAACTTCCAATCCATATCATATAATGCAACATTTGCATGATATTCTTTGCGGTTCCATGTACACCATATAAACTTGGGATTCCCATGAAATACCCATATCTTGTAATCGATCAGCGAATTTGAATTGCATGGCTGTGTTGATACATCTAATAATTTTTCTGCTATGATGCATGGCTTTATTAGTGCGTAATGAGGTTCGCCAGACAAAACGCTCAATTTTTCATGGAGGCTTTTGCAAAAATGTTTCTTCGTGGCCTCGATGTCCAACAAACTCTTATCCTTGCATATCACCACATCGCCACTGCCGTTGTTGCATTTCATGACGAATTGCTGTGGCAGCTTCTCCCAATCAATCTCCTCCACTGTGTCCCACTTGCCAATGAGTGGAATGAGGCAATCTTCTAAGCCACATTCCTTCACATAATCTCTGACACGATACTTGTCTGCCAACAACGGCCACTGACTTGTATCCCCGTAGAACTTCATCCAGTTGATTTTTTCGTTGATATCTTTGGGATGCTCAAAGTTAGGCCAACGGCGCAACTTGTACCAGAATTTCAGGCGAGCCACCCTAATAGGCGTCAAAACTTTCAGTGTGACCAAAAGCTGAACGAAAAACAAAATCAAAGACTTCATCATTGCATGTTAGGATTCTTATGAAGATATTTTCTTCTTTCCCCATTTGAATAAACCACAATGTTCACTCCATTTTCTATGCCGCTACGTCTGACACCAGATGGAGAATAGACTCCCACAACCCTATTGGTGTAGTCTTGCCATGTCCTGTTAGATCCAATATTAGTTGTTTCTTGCACTTTGTTAATCTCCACATTCGCGATATTGGATTCTGCAACATAATCGCTGAAGTCAATAATCTCCTCACCAGACGATATGAAATATTCCTGGATAGAAAGGTCACTGTAGTAGATTGTCATTTTCCATGTGTTGCCTGAAAGGGATTTGAAACACAAAGGATAATTAGAATAGTATGCGCCATCGAAATCTCCGGCTTTCAGTTCCACATCGTTGAGGAAAACCTGTTCTGACCCAATATTGACTTTCAGACCGAACACATATCCTAAGTCAAAGAACCCAGCCATTTCCTGATATGTCTCCATAGGTCGCTTTTTCAAATATCCTTTAACATATTCCAGTCGATATATATATTTATTATACAACGATGCAGGCCTACCCCAAGCTTCATGTGTGGGAATAATTTCGTCCTCAATTTCGTCTCCCATTGTTTTCAGCAACGGAATGGTAATAGCTGGTTTAAGAAAATCGCCAAGATAAACGGAAAACTTTTCGATGAATAGTTTGCGGAATTCAGGAAACCCTATCATCACTATAGGAAACTGGTGGTGACGAGCTTTTCTAGGGGAACTGATAACTTTATCTCCTTCCTCGCCATTCAGAAAGAGATAGTCAAGAAAGTTGGTGATTCCTTTCCTATCGTAGACGGCATCCATATCCTTTAGTATCCACTTCCATTTCCCTTCTTGCGATAGAGGCTTCCATAGAGAAACATTATTAGATGGCCAGTCCCAATTAGTGGCAAAGACTTCAGCTATTAGGTAGTTTACAAGGTTAAACACATCAATTTTATCTGCGATTTCACTATAAGTGATATCCTCCTTTTGATAAATTCTTTCAAGTCTAGTATTGGCCATCAGTCCCACGCAAATAATGCTATCATCATCAATGCCGTAGTTGGCCTCTACATAGTCTTCGTTACTTCTCTCCCTCAATCCGTATATTCCTTTGTAATCTCCATTGATATAGCATACACATGGGCTATAGGCCTGATAGTCTATACTATCAATATAAGAGCCTATGACACGTTGGATGAAAGCATCTTCAATTCGGAAATCCTCACATCTGTTGCCGCCATTGCGTAGCACAAAAGACTTTACTGCGGTAACATTAGGCTTCTCTGGCCAAAAAGTTGCATTGAAACGCTTGGTGCCGAAGCGCTTGTTCGCATACACTTTAAGAGATTTTTGTGCAAATTTTCTTGAGTAATTTCCCCCCACAGCAGTCTCGCCGATTTGATTGAAAATTCGCATGCCATTGGCATCGAAGTACTCCACGTTGACAGGTCTGCGCCACGACTGTTGGTAGTTTGGCTTGCTACCGTCGGCAGAGTCCGGACTCAGGATTCCATACTCCGAGTTGAAGAGATATGCACTGTCAAGCACTAACGAAACGATGGGATGGACACCATGTTCTCCAGGAAAAATATATGACTGTGTGAGTGTGGAGGAGAACAACGCTTCCTGTGAAATCAATTTGGCCCGGACAACGGTTGAAGTGTCGATATAGATAGAGAAACTCGTCCCACTTGCAGAATTAAGGCTTGGCTCCTCTCCGTTAAGAGTCATGTAAATTCGTGTGTCATCGGGAAAATCGCCCTCAGGCATCGTTATATTAATCGTTAAAGGACTGTTGCAAAGTTGACCTTCAATGTCGAAAACAGGTTGTGGCATCAGTAGGTCAGAGCCTCCTCCACCATTGGTTGTTCCTGGGGTAGGAATGAGTTCGTATTGCCATGTATCGCCACCATCAACAGTGCGTCCGTACGCAATGTCAATGGCCTTCATCTTCTTGTGGGTGAGTTTGTCTATCAGCGTTCCTTTCTTGTCAAACAGACACACCATTCCTTTCCCGGAGTCAATACGGAAATTAGTGTGCAGCCCGTTGCCGACCTTGTCGCAATAGAT
The sequence above is a segment of the Prevotella sp. E9-3 genome. Coding sequences within it:
- a CDS encoding DUF6055 domain-containing protein — protein: MKKQLFLLLVCFAALAAAAQTDITAQYLKNYGFDSGFHHKAGATTEVKQEIKTITGWTAGFTVDYTITGIYEYGFAGKFNGGEVPAQGYEGSVGGALALSTGWGVEMTYSQNVTLPAGTYTINAPTYNAKSTTKGKSLLAWIPQSGDAVVSALNGYPSKIWTLDQITFTLTEETQGKIQIGYKAAENTGSGSSANLLIDYVQILVKSMDESKLELGKTLATANTLYGDGSGRGACDLKAAIDRAQTAYDGSDTPLAEVLAADEALKAAIETYAWLNASPNAPVDCTERYIQNPSFEIDGTAGWSVLGMSIQTNSYFTKKEGTNYMEAWTSRGSKISEASLSQVLKGLPKGNYRLQAGALHIQQSGQGSTTNTGLPQKGAYLYAGFSKTLITAMKTYAVTFSIVDEHGEVEIGVTTENPTGNYLCVDDFHLQYIGEIGTSDIAKELQSLLTHAESYSSNGMQQPASESLSQAIEAARQALTGTGTDDGGNTIYDENALNEAYAALTAAMTAAKESVARYTLLQERINYADKVLAWWKDMPRKATAWGVLDQTVATAKEQVKDCTLTDDQLKAAVNTLNNRIKAVDKKIYCSGSACGSDSKLQDNNNQWSHKRSYQSKHWVLFWEKEYGDEVPSAVPGILDTADKIFEMYADKLGFITINQGKSKSDTYKMIIRLFSTSEWKAEGSGIDNQIGMLSLSRWAYTSRGGQTVAHEIGHCFQYQVHCDNNDWNGWMYNWHESTQNPFWEMCAQWMAYVYYPSKLLNDNEWLWNSLNGMHRHPLAGYLRYENFFIQDLFVHKHGWDAVGRLWNDCRDPEDPFETYMRTRMTGTTSQKVSQLGDELWEWGARMTTFDLDPIRSIGDGKASWRSQTALTKDDDGYWWPEKKNCIENYGNNAIRLNAPSKAKTLYVEFEGKAGADGYTAKNITRAGWRIGFVAFKSDGTRVYGDMHRAGYNDADQLIAFDCPAGCSHVWLVISGAPSTYWTHNFTGWIDNTEEQWPYRVRFYQTNVYGEANNDDVPTGVEGVEDTEALRREDFAIHDLSGRRLGQGAPALRSLRHGIYVVGGKKVAK
- a CDS encoding glycosyltransferase, which translates into the protein MIFVTIGTQLPFDRLIRIIDNLAPQLNEEIIAQVYKCGFTPKNIKTVEFIAPDEFNSLFDKARLIISHAGMGTILSALQKNKPIIVFPRIAALGEHRNEHQLATARKFKEMGTVNVAMDEEELTAMLLNGKLTALQHIGNSASPSLIQSIEDFIDK
- a CDS encoding oligosaccharide biosynthesis protein Alg14, whose product is MKRKVMAVASIGGHWIQLLRIARPMEEHYDMLYVSTHPKCATMVEGQKFYQTTDFSRSDAWRLIPSFFKAIRIILREKPDAIITTGAAPGLVFLMAGKLIGIKTIWIDSIANAVHLSASGRMASRFASRTYTQWKDLATEKIQYAGNVFGN
- a CDS encoding glycosyl hydrolase; translation: MNIYHIICNVTCCLMLSSVSLAQTWSDAASLKKELIQAALQGKTYYSQYNFYDPRKSGELKSAYENVLQSQPIIYGVDFHYASGTWHKPKAIRKARENLIKIVKETWRERRAIASFSWHLENPYVPTGFPLTSGFRYINNKKIPDYPVQHRYVIKEILENSGDVCGKGNLSGKDNVLLYPTPRVWFEDRCKEVAGIINEFVDENGQPIPFIFRLWHEWEDSWMWWGAKYVSADDYKRFFILTEQIIRKYAPNAQILWAYCSDRFVNNEKEFMSRYPGDSYVDVIGFDDYAIGKSDKDWKAAVNRAKMVSKIAKKRKMATALFETNNNKRKIPYYYTRHLNRMLKATGVNLSIVQIWSLKNFNDSTDMKSFINQKNIIIR
- a CDS encoding ATP-grasp fold amidoligase family protein encodes the protein MMKSLILFFVQLLVTLKVLTPIRVARLKFWYKLRRWPNFEHPKDINEKINWMKFYGDTSQWPLLADKYRVRDYVKECGLEDCLIPLIGKWDTVEEIDWEKLPQQFVMKCNNGSGDVVICKDKSLLDIEATKKHFCKSLHEKLSVLSGEPHYALIKPCIIAEKLLDVSTQPCNSNSLIDYKIWVFHGNPKFIWCTWNRKEYHANVALYDMDWKFHPEWSVWTNHYVKPMEQIPRPREFDRLIEIAGKLGKGLPAARIDLYIVDDKIYFGEITMTSQGGYQDFYTQEFLDKLGELTVLPLE
- a CDS encoding CotH kinase family protein — protein: MRKTDIYKKALNMQKHFLFLVLLTLNIGVKNGYSQGNSLVINEIMQSNVNSLFVDYDFPDSWVELYNPTDNEINIKKMRIGLSEDVAESYTITVDSIIAPNGHVVIYCDKVGNGLHTNFRIDSGKGMVCLFDKKGTLIDKLTHKKMKAIDIAYGRTVDGGDTWQYELIPTPGTTNGGGGSDLLMPQPVFDIEGQLCNSPLTINITMPEGDFPDDTRIYMTLNGEEPSLNSASGTSFSIYIDTSTVVRAKLISQEALFSSTLTQSYIFPGEHGVHPIVSLVLDSAYLFNSEYGILSPDSADGSKPNYQQSWRRPVNVEYFDANGMRIFNQIGETAVGGNYSRKFAQKSLKVYANKRFGTKRFNATFWPEKPNVTAVKSFVLRNGGNRCEDFRIEDAFIQRVIGSYIDSIDYQAYSPCVCYINGDYKGIYGLRERSNEDYVEANYGIDDDSIICVGLMANTRLERIYQKEDITYSEIADKIDVFNLVNYLIAEVFATNWDWPSNNVSLWKPLSQEGKWKWILKDMDAVYDRKGITNFLDYLFLNGEEGDKVISSPRKARHHQFPIVMIGFPEFRKLFIEKFSVYLGDFLKPAITIPLLKTMGDEIEDEIIPTHEAWGRPASLYNKYIYRLEYVKGYLKKRPMETYQEMAGFFDLGYVFGLKVNIGSEQVFLNDVELKAGDFDGAYYSNYPLCFKSLSGNTWKMTIYYSDLSIQEYFISSGEEIIDFSDYVAESNIANVEINKVQETTNIGSNRTWQDYTNRVVGVYSPSGVRRSGIENGVNIVVYSNGERRKYLHKNPNMQ